A region from the Leishmania panamensis strain MHOM/PA/94/PSC-1 chromosome 20 sequence genome encodes:
- a CDS encoding hypothetical protein (TriTrypDB/GeneDB-style sysID: LpmP.20.4450), protein MRQSPASLYVDSMHSNTLTDHPLTHRSSRDELAYRKRKLTERGQYEQAAMAEEEATQRDHEGKAGAETKEYYWAIFCVVLGYLAAHALVFNYYYPDDLRPNYSPDRGYFDDVAARREELQAVDEMVGLSVLESVYSKRKAAVKRRLEGN, encoded by the coding sequence ATGCGTCAGTCCCCCGCGTCTCTCTACGTCGACTCGATGCATAGCAACACACTCACGGACCACCCCCTTACGCATCGAAGCAGCCGCGATGAACTGGCGTATCGCAAGCGGAAGCTGACCGAGCGCGGGCAGTATGAACAGGCCGcgatggcggaggaggaggcgaccCAACGCGACCACGAAGGAAAGGCTGGCGCAGAAACGAAAGAGTACTACTGGGCAATCTTCTGTGTGGTACTGGGCTACTTGGCCGCGCACGCTCTTGTGTTCAACTACTATTATCCAGATGACTTGCGGCCCAATTACTCACCCGACCGGGGCTATTTTGACGATGTGGCGGCGCGGAGGGAGGAACTGCAGGCAGTAGATGAGATGGTGGGCCTGTCGGTGCTGGAGAGCGTGTATAGCAAGCGCAAAGCTGCCGTGAAACGCCGACTGGAGGGAAACTAA
- a CDS encoding hypothetical protein (TriTrypDB/GeneDB-style sysID: LpmP.20.4440), translated as MMSSHEVNVAAAVAAVVHFTTHRDTASNQELMHAIDHSLDAGGTPAAYTLAPQLLQWALGDAAARASPGIIIFVSVLNRHFCVQVILERLAQPLDRRPVKLEELLQLYVVALRSLSMEAARRQLTQCVACLLILLEDHLIERLHGWIRGGDATSADECRMALHIFVAVVDLLADRRVAIGSVRRATQRRQLQEHLAIALESPLTDEADLPLLVRVTDAAVRFLSEAMYGEPQEVAATFWEALPTSTVWQYCLRCLGAAVAESSPPARCPEEVLSVVCSVLRCQTIVNTAAEALLSSALTLVVQPISPSSATTMGWETISRVIAAALEASTMAIVTQQPSDVPLFRLFSSAADRLAQLLQAPAAPTPAVCHVCEGISALTQALMPAPLPEMDPDDYPDDFAEFVEETHAANAEKLAAVVQLRPFLHGCMRALATRLTHSGFAQEEWRSIAAYVARQVTDSNAEDYEAAHDDVQLAVFTTYERLTALLGTLGAEEIKTAAPELGQQLVLVMGNSSLVLNWLDSTRPADLLVQSALLPCCVARHVSSTSGAGWVMECAAVRVMDLLMHALATYQENGEHCSSDCATAVMDVARATAAVVLAIAGRLGPDGVARLRDRSTPLVSTLWQCVVSAAGGPPSASTQRAATDELAKLLEAKLAALPDSAVELLKHQDAYTQTVLFTTGGVSNPSLNTLEALAHTLHCVAQLSAEEAETVETWVCYGVVERLRSNCEAGEWAGEALVTLLDSWNAQHPHLLVHFLFLAVAVPAEMQSSLLLAGIARFFSLPHSQDTSTRDLAAALEVRFVHPIAASPATAPSLHALVLWLLQPHASFTASDGARRVRTLAECGRALCEGGHVPALSLTETLVTCVARWQEHKFASSLGCGEADEACEDNGTNCDAQLNQKVLKQLAMWSRCVSVVSELSASAPPWLTRLQSAHDDYERMEVLKNL; from the coding sequence ATGATGAGTAGCCATGAGGTaaacgtcgctgctgcggtggcggccgtgGTGCACTTCACCACCCACCGCGACACCGCTTCGAACCAGGAGCTGATGCACGCCATTGATCACTCCCTGGACGCTGGTGGTACACCGGCAGCTTACACGCTTGCCCCGCAGTTGCTGCAGTGGGCACTGGGGGATGCCGCAGCTCGCGCGTCCCCTGGGATTATCATCTTTGTGAGCGTTCTAAATCGGCACTTCTGTGTGCAAGTGATACTGGAGCGCCTTGCACAGCCCCTGGATCGCCGCCCTGTCAAGTTGGAGGAGTTGCTGCAGCTCTACGTGGTGGCCCTTCGCAGTTTATCTATGGAGGCTGCGCGTCGGCAGCTCACGCAGTGTGTGGCCTGCTTGCTCATCTTGCTCGAGGATCATTTGATCGAACGACTGCACGGTTGGATACGCGGTGGCGATGCCACGTCCGCAGATGAGTGCCGCATGGCCCTGCATATcttcgttgctgttgttgacCTCTTAGCAGATCGCCGTGTAGCAATCGGCTCTGTGCGACGtgccacgcagcgccgtcagtTGCAGGAGCACCTGGCCATTGCACTCGAGTCTCCCCTGACGGACGAGGCAGACTTACCCCTGCTGGTGCGTGTCACCGACGCTGCAGTGCGATTTCTGTCGGAAGCGATGTACGGTGAGCCGCAGGAGGTCGCGGCAACGTTTTGGGAGGCGCTGCCCACAAGCACTGTTTGGCAGTACTGCCTGCGCTGCCttggtgccgctgtcgccgagTCGTCACCACCAGCGAGGTGTCCGGAGGAGGTGTTGAGCGTGGTGTGCAGCGTCTTGCGCTGCCAGACTATTGTCAACACAGCCGCCGAGGCTCTCCTGTCAAGTGCGCTGACGTTGGTGGTACAGCCCATCTCGCCCTCATCCGCCACCACAATGGGCTGGGAGACGATCAGTCGGGTCATCGCCGCGGCACTGGAGGCGTCCACAATGGCCATTGTCACTCAGCAGCCAAGTGACGTGCCCCTATTTCGGCTTTTCTCCTCTGCAGCCGACCgactggcgcagctgctgcaggcgccgGCGGCCCCAACGCCTGCTGTGTGCCACGTATGTGAGGGCATCAGTGCCTTGACCCAGGCACTGATGCCCGCGCCGCTTCCCGAGATGGACCCCGACGATTACCCCGACGACTTTGCGGAGTTTGTGGAAGAGACGCACGCGGCCAACGCAGAGAAGTTAGCTGCCGTTGTCCAACTAAGGCCATTTCTGCATGGTTGCATGAGAGCACTTGCGACTCGCCTCACGCACAGCGGGTTTGCGCAGGAGGAGTGGAGGAGCATCGCGGCGTACGTGGCGCGACAGGTCACTGACAGTAATGCCGAGGACTACGAAGCTGCCCACGATGACGTCCAACTCGCCGTCTTCACAACGTACGAGCGTCTGACGGCTCTCCTCGGCACGCTGGGGGCTGAGGAGATCAAAACAGCGGCCCCTGAGTTGGGCCAGCAGCTCGTGTTGGTCATGGGGAACTCGAGCTTAGTTCTCAATTGGCTGGACTCGACTCGTCCTGCCGATCTGCTGGTTCAGTCCGCTTTGCTCCCGTGCTGCGTGGCGCGGCATGTGTCTTCGACTTCTGGTGCAGGGTGGGTGATGGAgtgtgccgctgtgcgcGTGATGGACCTACTGATGCATGCACTCGCCACATACCAGGAGAATGGCGAGCATTGCAGTAGTGACTGTGCTACCGCTGTTATGGATGTGGCGAGggcgactgcggcggtggtgttggcCATTGCGGGGCGTCTCGGGCCggacggcgtggcgcgcTTGCGCGACCGCAGCACGCCGTTGGTGTCAACACTGTGGCAGTGTGTTGTCTCGGCTGCTGGTGGGCCACCTTCAGCGTCAACGCAACGCGCTGCCACAGATGAGCTAGCGAAGCTGCTCGAGGCTAAACTGGCTGCTCTGCCTGACAGTGCTGTGGAGCTCCTTAAGCACCAAGACGCGTACACGCAGACGGTTCTTTTCACCACTGGTGGTGTGTCCAACCCAAGCCTGAACACCCTCGAGGcgctcgcacacacgctgcacTGCGTAGCTCAACTCTCTGCGGAGGAAGCTGAGACGGTCGAGACCTGGGTGTGCTACGGTGTTGTGGAGCGCTTGCGGAGCAACTGCGAAGCAGGGGAATGGGCAGGTGAGGCACTCGTGACGCTCTTGGACTCCTGGAATGCTCAGCATCCCCATCTACTCGTGcactttttgtttttggCGGTTGCGGTCCCAGCCGAGATGCAgtcttctctgctgctggctgGTATtgctcgcttcttctctctgccgcaCAGCCAGGACACATCGACGCGCGACCTGGCCGCTGCTTTGGAGGTACGCTTTGTGCACCCGATCGCCGCATCACCTGCTACCGCGCCGTCTCTACACGCCCTCGTGTTGTGGCTGTTGCAGCCGCACGCCTCTTTCACTGCTTCCGACGGAGCACGACGTGTGCGTACCCTAGCTGAATGTGGGCGGGCGCTTTGCGAAGGTGGTCATGTGCCGGCACTCAGCCTGACTGAGACGCTTGTCACCTGCGTCGCTCGCTGGCAGGAGCACAAGTTTGCCTCGTCGCTCGGCTGCGGAGAGGCGGATGAGGCCTGTGAGGACAACGGCACTAACTGCGACGCTCAGCTAAACCAGAAAGTCTTGAAGCAACTGGCAATGTGGAGTCGCTGCGTCAGTGTCGTGTCAGAGCTCTCCGCGAGCGCGCCACCGTGGCTGACACGACTGCAGTCCGCTCACGACGACTACGAGCGGATGGAGGTGCTGAAAAACCTGTGA
- a CDS encoding deoxyhypusine synthase, putative (TriTrypDB/GeneDB-style sysID: LpmP.20.4470), whose product MAASDSAPKPAKKELAAPRKKSTSTKTGTTAKDNSSASVSASGDASSPTKSSAQVHGIDFQSLVHTTQEETLRAVVSSLPTIGLQATQIGRARQLLQQILHRRSPEDRVFLAYTSNMISSGLRDTFVYLARERLVDCFISSAGGIEEDVIKCGGSTLLGRFDLDGRALRRRGINRIGNLLVPNDNYCWFEDFFTPVLASVHEAQRASRWKTHTAPSEIIEAMGAAMATNHPDTCTSSLIYWCYRNKISVFSPAFTDGSMGDMVYFYNFSHKGLVVDPLVDVVRLRKLAAKGSGHNLAIVLGGGLPKHQLLRNVSMDAVVMVTTGLEADGCVSSGALADDVACGLLREDTEVVRVQGDATVVFPLMLISEEAATLEDAAA is encoded by the coding sequence ATGGCTGCCTCTGACTCAGCGCCCAAGCCAGCCAAGAAGGAGTTGGCTGCGCCCCGTAAAAAATCGACCTCGACGAAGACGGGAACCACTGCCAAGGATAATTCATCAGCGAGTGTATCAGCATCGGGCGACGCTTCGTCGCCGACGAAGAGCTCTGCGCAGGTACATGGCATCGACTTCCAGTCGCTGGTGCACACGACGCAGGAGGAGACTCTCCGCGCTGTTGTGTCGAGCCTGCCCACAATTGGTCTGCAGGCTACTCAGATTGGCCGTGCGCGCCAACTTCTGCAGCAAATTCTTCACCGTCGCTCGCCGGAGGATCGTGTCTTTCTCGCCTACACGTCCAACATGATTTCATCTGGTCTTCGCGACACGTTTGTCTACTTGGCTCGCGAGCGACTGGTGGACTGCTTCATCTCATCTGCCGGCGGCATTGAGGAGGACGTCATAAagtgcggtggcagcacgcTGCTAGGCCGGTTCGACTTGGACGGGCGcgctctgcgccgccgcggcatcaACCGCATCGGCAACCTCCTCGTGCCAAACGACAACTACTGCTGGTTTGAGGACTTCTTCACACCCGTACTGGCGTCGGTTCacgaggcgcagcgggcaTCGCGCTggaagacgcacacagctCCGTCCGAGATCATTGAGGCCATGGGCGCCGCCATGGCAACGAACCACCCTGACACGTGCACCTCCAGCCTGATCTACTGGTGCTACCGGAACAAGATCTCTGTCTTTTCGCCAGCCTTCACAGATGGCTCGATGGGAGACATGGTATACTTCTACAACTTCTCGCACAAGGGCCTCGTCGTGGACCCGCTGGTGGACGTTGTGCGCTTGCGCAAGCTGGCAGCGAAGGGAAGTGGCCATAATCTGGCCATCGTACTCGGCGGCGGTCTTCCCAAGCACCAGCTTCTGCGCAATGTGTCGATGGATGCTGTTGTCATGGTAACAACAGGCCTTGAGGCCGATGGGTGCGTAAGTTCCGGCGCCCTCGCTGACGACGTGGCATGTGGACTGCTCAGAGAAGATACGGaggttgtgcgtgtgcaagGCGATGCCACGGTAGTGTTTCCGCTGATGCTGATTTCCGAAGAGGCTGCCACGCTGGAGGATGCAGCAGCGTAG
- a CDS encoding hypothetical protein (TriTrypDB/GeneDB-style sysID: LpmP.20.4460): protein MVSLWKTVSLLLTVLALVFSIVAHATSQSYVLERRIGSDGEWAKVGSFAISHLSSQTPARISTQLAGEVSLSREERSSFAAADLVYYRAYPYQEGKPVPKCAPTVVVTPCSLIRGFDAIDSKTVVLHENIKIVPGPNTSLIGLQVSSETNFFHSKMQKGDECDRSVVQKLFPTVHLNTKVGLVQPLKVARKVRYEDLRALVEAENAANTKGKPKTEKRQVSNAEGDATEVEVPVDDRSFLQKYWMYFVIPIAMSVLQNMKG, encoded by the coding sequence ATGGTGTCGCTGTGGAAGACGGTGTCTCTGTTGCTGACCGTGCTCGCCCTCGTATTCTCCATCGTGGCCCACGCGACGTCGCAGTCCTATGTGCTGGAACGTCGTATCGGCAGTGACGGCGAATGGGCCAAGGTCGGCTCCTTCGCCATTTCACATCTCTCTTCTCAGACACCTGCTCGCATCTCCACACAGCTGGCCGGCGAGGTGAGCCTCAGCAGAGAGGAACGTAGCAgctttgccgctgccgatcTTGTGTACTACCGCGCGTACCCGTACCAGGAGGGAAAGCCGGTACCCAAGTGCGCCCCGACGGTTGTGGTCACGCCGTGCTCGCTGATCCGTGGCTTCGACGCCATAGACAGCAAGACCGTGGTGCTACATGAGAACATTAAGATTGTTCCGGGCCCAAACACCTCTCTGATAGGTCTGCAAGTGAGCAGTGAGACGAACTTTTTCCACTCGAAGATGCAGAAAGGCGATGAGTGCGATCGAAGCGTCGTGCAGAAACTGTTTCCGACAGTGCATCTGAACACCAAGGTTGGCCTCGTGCAACCACTGAAGGTGGCACGGAAGGTGCGCTACGAGGACCTCAGGGCtttggtggaggcggagaatGCAGCCAACACGAAAGGGAAGCCGAAGACAGAGAAGCGTCAGGTGAGCAATGCGGAAGGGGATGCTACAGAGGTGGAAGTACCCGTGGACGACCGCTCTTTCTTGCAGAAGTACTGGATGTACTTTGTCATCCCAATCGCCATGTCGGTCCTCCAGAACATGAAGGGCTGA